In one Cyclopterus lumpus isolate fCycLum1 chromosome 24, fCycLum1.pri, whole genome shotgun sequence genomic region, the following are encoded:
- the trim54 gene encoding tripartite motif-containing protein 54, with translation MNFALRPPSAGSSGPGAGRGATMENLEKQLVCPVCLELFSKPVVILPCQHNLCRKCANDIFQSANPLVQARGSSSTASSGARFRCPSCRHEVVLDRHGVYGLQRNLLVENILDIYRQQESSSRVNIKPGRRQQQQLLCEEHEEEKINIYCLSCETPTCSMCKVFGKHKDCDVAPLSSVYMRQKTDLSDGIAILVASNDHVQAVITQMEEICHTVEENGQRRREQLVARLDGLVGVLDERKQELVGLIGREQDDKLKRVRSLIRRHGDHLEAAVALVESALQSIEELHMPMFIQSATVILEKIAATARDSNMERPELGYENMSHFVIDTDDLADVLRNIDFSPGTCRGVGHDGEEDPEGDGEESELDLCSRV, from the exons ATGAACTTTGCTCTCAGGCCTCCATCAGCAGGCAGTTCTGGGCCCGGCGCCGGCAGAGGAGCCACCATGGAGAACCTGGAGAAGCAGCTGGTCTGCCCGGTCTGCCTGGAGCTGTTCTCCAAACCCGTGGTCATCCTGCCCTGCCAGCACAACCTCTGCCGCAAGTGTGCCAACGACATCTTCCAG TCGGCTAACCCCCTGGTCCAGGCCCGCGGCTCCTCCAGCACGGCTTCCAGTGGCGCTCGCTTTCGCTGCCCATCGTGCCGCCACGAGGTGGTGCTGGACCGCCACGGGGTCTACGGTCTGCAGAGGAACCTGCTGGTGGAGAACATCCTGGACATCTACAGACAACAGGAGTCCTCCAG ccGTGTGAACATAAAGCCggggcggcggcagcagcagcagctgctgtgtgAGGAACACGAAGAGGAGAAGATCAACATCTACTGTCTGTCCTGTGAGACGCCGACCTGCTCCATGTGCAAAGTGTTCGGAAAACACAAAGACTGTGACGTCGCGCCGCTCAGCAGCGTCTACATGAGACAGAAG ACAGACCTGAGCGATGGCATTGCGATCTTGGTCGCCAGTAACGACCACGTCCAGGCGGTCATCACTCAGATGGAAGAAATCTGCCACACTGTAGag GAGAACGGTCAACGACGGAGGGAACAGCTGGTCGCCCGCCTCGACGGCCTGGTGGGCGTCCTGGACGAGAGGAAGCAGGAGCTGGTGGGGCTCATCGGCAGAGAGCAGGACGACAAACTCAAACGCGTTCGATCTCTCATCCGCCGGCACGGCGACCACCTGGAGGCCGCGGTGGCGCTGGTGGAGTCGGCCCTCCAGTCGATCGAAGAGCTCCACATGCCGATGTTCATACAG AGCGCCACCGTCATACTGGAAAA GATAGCGGCGACAGCCAGGGACTCGAACATGGAGCGTCCAGAGCTCGGTTATGAGAATATGAGCCACTTTGTCATCGATACTGACGACCTAGCTGACGTGCTGAGGAACATCGACTTCTCACCAGGCACGTGCCGTG gtgtgggacatgatggagaggaagatcctgaaggagatggagaggagtcAGAACTTGACCTTTGCTCCAGAGTTTGA